Sequence from the Gemmatimonadota bacterium genome:
TTGTACACTTTTCCCGGTTTTTTGTGTTTATGGAAGCTGCCGAGCATGCTTTTTTGCGCGCGTTGGGTACGAGTGTTTCAACAGAATGGGATGGAAATAAAATCGGGTGGCCGCGATTGGAAGCGACATGTACATATCTCAGTCCAGCCGTATTTGAAGATGTGCTGGATATTCATCTGAGGGTGATACGCAAGGGCACAAAATCGCTGACCTATCGGTTTGATTTTTTTCGCGGGGATACGGCTATTGCCCACGGAGAATTGAGCACGGTATGTTGTATATGCAATCCCGGCGAAAAAATCAGGTCCATACCGATTCCAGATTTTATTGCGGATCAAATACAGATCTTGAAATAGTATATCTAAGAGGTTCAAGATGGCACTAAAAGTTGAGAATCTTTCCAAACGCTTCGGCGATGTAAATGTGCTGCAGGATATATCTTTTGATATGGCGGCGGGGCAGTCGCTGAGTGTTATGGGGCCTTCGGGGTCGGGGAAGAGTACCTTGTTGCATGTGCTTGGTACGCTTGACCGGCCATCTGAAGGGAGTCTCGAAATTGAGGGAGAGGATCCCTTTGCACTGTCGGAAATCGAACTCGCGCGGTTTAGAAATCAGGGGATTGGATTTGTATTTCAAGAGCACCATCTTTTGCCGCAATACTCGGTTTTGGAAAATGTTTTGATCCCGACGCTGGCATTTCGAAATGGCGATGCGCGAGACCGCGCCCAGGAAATTATTGATCGCGTGGGCTTGTCGCATCGCATTGATCACCGGCCCGCTGAATTATCTGGCGGCGAGCGACAGCGCACAGCGGTTGCGCGTGCGCTTAT
This genomic interval carries:
- a CDS encoding thioesterase family protein — its product is MHSDFHTTRRVAFSDTDMAGIVHFSRFFVFMEAAEHAFLRALGTSVSTEWDGNKIGWPRLEATCTYLSPAVFEDVLDIHLRVIRKGTKSLTYRFDFFRGDTAIAHGELSTVCCICNPGEKIRSIPIPDFIADQIQILK
- a CDS encoding ABC transporter ATP-binding protein — its product is MALKVENLSKRFGDVNVLQDISFDMAAGQSLSVMGPSGSGKSTLLHVLGTLDRPSEGSLEIEGEDPFALSEIELARFRNQGIGFVFQEHHLLPQYSVLENVLIPTLAFRNGDARDRAQEIIDRVGLSHRIDHRPAELSGGERQRTAVARALINSPALLLCDEPTGSLDGARAEEIANLLFELHERENNILICATHSTALAHRFERRFDLQEGTCVEV